TTCAAAATTTGTTGTTGGGCTGCAATTTGCTGCACTTAAATATGTTGAAGGTATTATGTTATTTTCCTATTAATTCATGAGTTCCATCATTTGCATCATCATTTGGACCTGTTATTTATAATTTGTATTAACTTTTGTTGTAGGGAAATTTATGGTTAAAAGTATTCCTAATGTCACCAAGCTTCACCTGAATCCTATTGTAGAAGAGCAGTCAGCTTTTGCTGAGAGGTAAAACATTTTGAATAAATATGTGTATTCTTATTCCAAGTTGATATCATAGCCTAATGTTTCCTTCAttcattttattgaattttgacatttgattttatgttttgGTAGATTTAGGGGCTTTGAAATTGAAGAGCCGGTTGCATATATTGGGTATCGTGATATTCGTTTGAACTTGCAAGATGATTTTATTAACTTGCATCCAGCTAAAACATTAGCCCAGCTTATTCACACAAAGGAGGTTGCTGAAATTTAGTTTGGATGAGTGTTTTAGTTGAATTGAATATAGTGTGTGGTTTTCATTTTATCAGGTGCTGATTTTAGGACTTCTCTTTATTGTATTCTACAGAGGGGTGTGTTCATTGTTCGGGCTCGCATTGTGTCTGTCATTAAAGGTGCTGGCTGGGCATACCCTTCTTGCCGCTGCTATACTGAACTGAAATCTGTCAACGATGGTTATAGTTGTAGTCGTTGTTTTAGGAACATGGTGAAAATGATTCATAGGCAAGTTCATTGTTTTAATGTTTGTTTGATTTtacgtgaaaaaaaaaacaatcggTATTTTGTTACTTCTATGGCAATTGATAGTGCTATCTTACTTGTATAGGTATCGTGTTAAGGTTGAGGTTTATGATGGGCTTGAAAGTGCTGTGTTTGTTTTGGGTGATCCAGAAGCTATGCAGATCATTGAAAGAGCTTGTGAAGAATTTGTATATGTATCTCAGGTTAGCTATCATTGTGTATAGTGCTATAGTGTATAATGTATGTCATAGTTAAGCCCTTTCACCATGTTGCTTGTGtaattcaattttatttggTGAATGATCTAACTTATTATTTTGCTTGAATTAAGCAACCTTTGGCAGCCAACTTTCCACGTGAGATTGAAGACAAATTGGTTGGTGCAGAAGTTTTATTCAAGATTCGTAATGATACTGGAAGCCTCTATAATGGTCACTGCTGTTATGATGTTCTTCGAATTTGTTCTGATACTGAAACAATGGACTTGTTTACTCCTAACTGCTCAAGTATTACACCATTGAAGGTACAGGTTACATCTTATATTCATAATCAGTTATCTGCACAACTGAATTATGTTGTCATTAGTGAAAATATAGCTATAACTATGTGTTTTTATCTGATCAACTTGTAATTTAAATTGTTTATTTCAGTCTAAGTTTGTTCCTCCTTTCACTTATCTGGAGGAAGACAGTGTGGAAGCTGCTGCTGGTGCAGAAAATGTTGTTAgctttgatgaagatgagctgatgAGTGATATGCAGTACCATGGAACTCAGTTTGAAGGTTATCCTTCCGAGGAATCAACTGCTCGCAGCGTCACTCCAATGACTGGTGTCCTGCTTTAAGGAGGAAATTATTTCATGGATCTGAATTTGGTGATGGCAAGGAACCTGATGGCATTCAAGTTAAAGAAGGAGTGCATGAGGAATTTCTTGCTACTGTGGAATGATAATAATTAGTATTCAATTATATAGATTGGTCTTACTTGCTAACTGTTTCTATCTCTACAAGTGAAGGTTGTCATTTTGTTTGTTGGAAGTGTTTATTTTATGTTCATCATAGTTAAAACAATGTCTGTCCATTGTCTTTTGTTGCCAAGCCTTTTGTGGATTTTATTCAGAAGCCAATCTATGTAGTTATTGTTTACCAGTTGAACTCTCTTCTGTAATGATCTTTAATCgttattatattatgtttggTTAATTAGTTTGTGTTTTTACTCTACTCCAACGGTTTGTGTAATTGGTTTTTGTGCTGGTATGCAAAATTGTATTATAAGCTTACTAAGGGTACCTCAATCTGTGGTATGTACAAGGAATATTTCACTAGGTTTTTGTGGTTCATCTTATTCTCCACAGAATCTGAAGGGAACATGATAGTATGATGGAgatttagttttcttttttacGATGCTGGAGTCTAATTAGGCAGCCTCCCTGTTGTTATTTTTCAGTTTGTTTTAATTGTTTCCTGTGTGGGTTTTAACCCTTATTAATATATGCTTTTtggtttccaaaaaaaaaaactgttgaTAGATCACACAAATAAGCATTTGTTCTATTACTAAATCTGAATGATTTTTTGAAATGTGTCTTATTCTTCTTAGTTGATTGGATTTATTTGTCACACTCATTTATTGAAACTTGATTTAGGATTCGTCAGTCTTTGAAGTAGAGAGAGTAAAATATTATCAAGTAAATAGGTATGAGGAAAAAAATACTTATAGTACATATTGTaggtgatatcatatttaaaaaTTCCTATGTTTGAGGACTTGGACAAAGAAAGAAGGTGAGAAATTGAGGTTAATATAAGGGATACTGAAATAATATTGATTGAAGCATTAGTTACTTAAGTCATACTCTTATATTGAAggttagtttttattttaatataatttattttctttttaattcttCAAGTGTTGTCATTGAATCTAAAATTTCTACTATTAGGGGTGGTTTCTTATCCTTATGAGATGTTGTCATgtatttttagttattttaggtggtgaaaaaaaaactctattTCTACTTTGGTTGCCCATCATTAGATACATGTGTAAAAAAGAATTTATACTAATGGTGCATTACCATTAAAAATATAGTTAAGTATCTATTTTTTTATCGGtgaatgttagttgttaaaaatgttagtaaattaattctaCCCTCGGTTCGAACCTAGGACCCTTCACCCCACTTAACTCTTATGTCTctagctcttatcacttgagttatcattcggtgacaaatatataaagtatatattttataagaaaaacataataaagtttaatttgttttaaataaaacaaaaccccaaaattaatgaatttaacaatatcaaaaatatttttttaaatgattaaaTTACTTAGCTTGTACATTTACATTCCAATGTTTAGTTCATTATATGTAGTAGATTTAACTTTTGATATGTACTAAGTATTTTAATATTGTAAATCATTTAGGAAAAAAAGTATTATAGGTAACGTTGTTAAGTTACACAATTTGGATAGGAACTTGTATTTTCAGAAATCACCATTTTGTTTGACTAGATCATGAAAGGATAGTTTATTGGTTCATGTAACTTTATTAACTTTTTGCTGTCAATTAgcactctctcactctcttaaATCAAGTCACTCAAATCCTTGCATTTAATGCTATGAAATTTATGTTCAGGCCGTCCAACCTTTTCCATATCACGTCAGACAGTTCTCATGGGAAAGGTTATCAAGGATGAATTGTTTAAGTAAAAACTTTGCTTTCCATCATTTTACCGCCAAATCTGTATTGTgttcttgaaaaaaaaattatgtattataaatatttagttaatagatattttgttgcttgtattatttcCCTTTAATTCCCTTCcttccattaaaaaaatattagtatttTAGGTTTTAGATATTTTATAAACATAGTTGTTATAGAAATTAATTTCGATACACTTAATATGTAAGAAGTTTTACATGGTGATTTAATCAGAATCATTCATTtggctattttaaatattaaaaatttaaaaataattatgacTTACCAAAATGAATGGATGAAATTGAATATTGTGAAAAACGTATTTACATTGTAATTCAAAAACTCTAATTATTGttaattaaataatgataatctAATTGAATCTTACTTGTATGCAATGATAATTAAAATAGGTTTTAGATAATCATTTAATCACAAGTATTCATATTGGTAATTAATATTCTAAGAGAGTAATATCTAgatgatataatttttttagagaTGGAaactaaattaaagtaaatgtATGAGTATGAATAATAATAAGAGAAGAGGAATATATAAGTTATAAAATTGAAGGTCCATGAATAAAATGTTAGAGTAGATAATTTATATCTTTTAAAATACTAAGAATGATTTAGgattaataataataagtttATATTGAATAATGTTCATTTCACACCTCGCTTTGAGGTGGATGAGGTGTAATGATACGAGATATAggataagaaaaaataaaagagaaaaagtatgagatgtgatagttGATAGGagaagagatagaaataaaagaatggaaattaagtttttaaaaaatgaggtgtgtatatttCATTTCACACCTCATTCCATCTATTACTATATTTTGTTATTTGTGCCTATATATAGCCTATTGCCAACTTTCGTTCAGTGTTTATCTTCCTCTCAGTAGTCTACTTTTCATTGTCCTCCAAACTTGCCTTTCATGTCTCGACCATTTAGAGGTATTTCTCCATTGGTTTGCTGCTTCATTCCTATCTGTTATGATTTcttaaaattattgaaaaattgTAACAAACTGAGGGTAATAAAAAGTTGTAGTTCTTAATTTCAGtttgttcatttttttaattgcaTCCATTCGTTCCCAAATCTATGCAGACATCTCAAATGAATTGGACCATTCATCCAAGAGATTCAAGCGGCGGTCAACATCCAAAAACCAACCACAGAGCTCCATACAAAGAGCAAGATTTGAAAGAAGTAACTTTGTTTTACGGTGCTATTTATATTTTTCCATTGCAATCTTATATTATTGTATGCCTGAAATTGTTGTTTTTAAAAACATCATTACTGCCCCAAACATTTGGGCTGATTTATACGCAGAAAAAACTTGGTATAAAATAATGGATATTTGATATGTTTGGCTTAAAATTTGTTAGTGATTAGAACCCATTAGATTAGATTAAGagatgttgtttttttttttgaaagattaggataagtagttaatcataacaaattttataaaatttgatGATAGATGCGTTAGTAccctaataataaatattttagttGTAGTTAATCAATTTTTTGAGGGTCAATTATATTTATTCGGAGATAATTGAAATGTAGAGATGCTTTTACCACATCTCTCATAGACATGATTGCTAAGCAATTAACAAGGGCCTAATAAAATTGATCATCTAAGTAGCCTGTTATTTAACGAAATTAATTGCTTCACTTCCCCTTTTAATGTTTNNNNNNNNNNNNNNNNNNNNNNNNNNNNNNNNNNNNNNNNNNNNNNNNNNNNNNNNNNNNNNNNNNNNNNNNNNNNNNNNNNNNNNNNNNNNNNNNNNNNtacctaccaaagattgatggatagggtttttgctgggcaggtgggaagaaacatggaggtttacgttgatgacatgattgttaaatcagtacgaggtttagaccatcatcaagatctggaggaagcatttggcgaaataaggaagcacagtatgcgcctcaatccggagaaatgctcttttggtgttcaggggggcaagtttttgggattcatgatcacatccagaggaatcgagataaacccagaaaaatgcaaggcgattcaacagatgaaaagcccttccaatgtgaaagaggtccaacgtttgacggggcgaatagcagctttatctcggtttcttcccaagtctggtgacagatcttttccttttttcaagtgtcttcgcaagaatgtcgcattcgagtggacggcggagtgtgaggaagctttcgttcgcctcaaggaactcctatcgtcaccgccgatcttgtcgaaaccaatacagggacacccgctgcatttgtattttgctgtgagcgatagtgctctgagttctgtgatgttgcaggagatagatggcgagcatcgaattgtttattttgttagtcacacactccagggcgcggaggtcagatatcagaaaattgagaaggcggcgctggcggtcctcgtcaccgcccggcggttgagaccttattttcagagttttcccgtgaaggtgcggacggatttgcccttgaggCAAGTATTACAAAAATCGGATTTATcgggtagattggtcgcctggtcggttgaattgtcagagtatggtttgcaatacgataagcggggcacggttggtgcgcagtcactagctgactttgtggtcgagttgactccagatcggtttgaaagagtggacactcagtggactctcttcgtggatggatcctccaatagtagtggcagcggcacgggagtaacgttagaagggccgggggaactagtgttggagcaatccctgaaattcgagttcaaagcaacgaacaaccaagcagaatatgaagctctcatcgccggattgaagttggcgcgggaagtgaagatcaggagtttgttgataagaacggactcacaattggtggagaatcaagtgaagggaactttccaggtcaaagatcctaatatgatcaagtaccttgagcgggtacggtatttgatgacactctttcaagaggtcgtggtggagtacgttcctcgggcagaaaatcagcggcggacgcgctagccaaactggcaagcacgcggaagcccggcaataacaaaagtgtgattcaggaaacgctggcgtacccaagcatcgaaggcgagctcatggcccGCGTGAACAGAGGGAGAACATGGATggatcccataatatctatcttggcgggggacccggcagaagtggagcaatgcacgaaggagcagcagcgggaggcgagtcactatactctcattgacggacacttgtatcgccgtggtttctcgacgccattgttgaaatgtgtatcgccagagaagtacgaagcgataatgtctgaagtacatgaaggagtgtgcgcgagccacatcgggggaaggtctttggcttgcaaagtgttgagggcgggtttttactggcccaccctcaggaaagattgtatggacttcgtgaagcagtgcaaggagtgtcaagtgttcgcggatttgtctaaggcaccgccaaaagagttggt
This is a stretch of genomic DNA from Lotus japonicus ecotype B-129 chromosome 1, LjGifu_v1.2. It encodes these proteins:
- the LOC130748426 gene encoding uncharacterized protein LOC130748426; amino-acid sequence: MDPVVTPFHTLSQLSLWPHIWTIKVRVIGLWKTPEDMMESSHSSLNMVLIDCEAVKIEAYVCKEDPMTKNIVPGCVYKFSIFQVTCNHGDNRVTNHRYKLLLHSRTLIFPSVEPSIPFDGYDFLDIGHIRRNFDTFTYLIDIAGLVSSASKEKLLIKNNTMHKMITVELVDTGGRMRCLFVGDIVSMFVQYLCSNWTSKFVVGLQFAALKYVEGKFMVKSIPNVTKLHLNPIVEEQSAFAERFRGFEIEEPVAYIGYRDIRLNLQDDFINLHPAKTLAQLIHTKERGVFIVRARIVSVIKGAGWAYPSCRCYTELKSVNDGYSCSRCFRNMVKMIHRYRVKVEVYDGLESAVFVLGDPEAMQIIERACEEFVYVSQQPLAANFPREIEDKLVGAEVLFKIRNDTGSLYNGHCCYDVLRICSDTETMDLFTPNCSSITPLKSKFVPPFTYLEEDSVEAAAGAENVVSFDEDELMSDMQYHGTQFEGYPSEESTARSVTPMTGVLL